The Taeniopygia guttata chromosome 4A, bTaeGut7.mat, whole genome shotgun sequence genome has a segment encoding these proteins:
- the CSTF2 gene encoding cleavage stimulation factor subunit 2 isoform X5 gives MAGLSVRDPAVDRSLRSVFVGNIPYEATEEQLKDIFSEVGPVVSFRLVYDRETGKPKGYGFCEYQDQETALSAMRNLNGREFSGRALRVDNAASEKNKEELKSLGTGAPIIESPYGDPVNPEDAPESISRAVASLPPEQMFELMKQMKLCVQNSPQEARNMLLQNPQLAYALLQAQVVMRIVDPEIALKILHRQTSVPPLIPGNQQAVPGPGPGPMAPGGGMQPQVGMPGAGPVPLERGQGNLQLSPVGPARPASIERVQVPMPDPRAPMQRGPLPASGPPPRGLLGDAPNDPRGGTLLSVTGEVEPRGYLGPPHQGAPMHHMPGHDSRGPPHEMRGGPMGEPRPLMGEPRGPLMDARVGRDPRGLEPRGLEPRVLEARALEARGLEPRVLEPRVLEARAMEARGLEPRGLEPRGPGPNPRGPMPGGIQGPGPLNMGASGPQGPRQVPNMAGAGMQGGGIPGAGVQGAGQPGGFSPGQSQVTPQDHEKAALIMQVLQLTADQIAMLPPEQRQSILILKEQIQKSTGAP, from the exons ATGGCGGGGCTGTCGGTGCGGGACCCCGCCGTGGATCGCTCCCTGCGCTCCGTGTTCG TGGGGAACATCCCGTATGAGGCCAcggaggagcagctgaaggacaTCTTCTCGGAGGTTGGGCCCGTGGTCAGCTTTAG GCTGGTGTACGACAGGGAGACGGGCAAGCCCAAGGGCTATGGCTTCTGCGAGTACCAGGACCAGGAGACGGCGCTCAGCGCCATGCGCAACCTCAACGGGCGCGAGTTCAGTGGCAGGGCGCTGCGCGTGGACAACGCCGCCAGCGAGAAGAACAAGGAGGAGCTCAAGA GCTTGGGCACAGGTGCACCCATCATAGAGTCACCCTATGGGGACCCTGTCAACCCAGAGGATGCCCCTGAGTCCATCAGCCGGGCAGTGGCCAGCCTGCCACCCGAGCAGATGTTTGAGCTGATGAAGCAGATGAAG CTGTGTGTCCAGAACAGCCCCCAGGAAGCCAGGAACATGCTGCTGCAGAACCCCCAGCTGGCTTATGCACTGCTGCAGGCCCAGGTGGTCATGAGGATCGTCGACCCAGAGATCGCGCTG AAAATCCTGCATCGCCAGACCAGTGTTCCTCCTCTGATCCCGGGCAACcagcaggcagtgccagggccgGGGCCTGG CCCCATGGCTCCAGGAG GTGGGATGCAGCCACAGGTTGGGATGCCGGGTGCAGGGCCTGTCCCCTTGGAGCGTGGACAAG GGAACCTGCAGCTCTCGCCCGTGGGACCTGCCAGGCCTGCGTCTATCGAACGCGTTCAAG tgcccatgcCAGACCCGAGGGCCCCTATGCAGCGTGGACCTCTACCTGCTAGTGGCCCGCCGCCCCGAGGCCTTTTGGGAGATGCCCCGAATGACCCTCGCGGAGGGACCCTGCTCTCAGTCACTGGAGAAGTGGAGCCCAg AGGTTACCTTGGGCCGCCCCACCAGGGAGCCCCTATGCACCATATGCCTGGTCATGACAGCCGTGGCCCCCCCCATGAGATGAGGGGGGGACCCATGGGAGAACCCCGACCACTGATGGGAGAGCCGCGGGGGCCCTTGATGGATGCTCGAG TTGGAAGAGATCCCCGAGGGCTGGAGCCGCGCGGGCTGGAGCCGCGGGTGCTGGAGGCGCGAGCGCTGGAGGCGCGGGGCCTGGAGCCGCGGGTGCTGGAGCCACGAGTGCTGGAAGCCAGGGCCATGGAGGCCAGGGGCCTGGAGCCCCGGGGGCTGGAGCCTCGAGGGCCCGGTCCCAACCCGCGGGGCCCGATGCCTGGTGGGATACAGGGTCCTGGGCCGCTTAACATGGGAGCCAGTGGCCCGCAGGGGCCCCGCCAG GTTCCTAACATGGCTGGGGCAGGCATGCAGGGAGGAGGCATACCTGGGGCAGGAGTCCAAGGGGCTGGTCAGCCTGGAGGCTTTAGCCCTGGACAGAGCCAGGTCACGCCCCAGGACCACGAGAAG GCAGCACTGATCATGCAGGTCCTGCAGCTGACAGCAGACCAGATCGCCATGCTGCCCCCAGAACAGCGGCAGAGCATCCTCATTCTGAAGGAGCAAATCCAGAAATCCACGGGGGCACCCTGA
- the CSTF2 gene encoding cleavage stimulation factor subunit 2 isoform X6, with protein sequence MAGLSVRDPAVDRSLRSVFVGNIPYEATEEQLKDIFSEVGPVVSFRLVYDRETGKPKGYGFCEYQDQETALSAMRNLNGREFSGRALRVDNAASEKNKEELKSLGTGAPIIESPYGDPVNPEDAPESISRAVASLPPEQMFELMKQMKLCVQNSPQEARNMLLQNPQLAYALLQAQVVMRIVDPEIALKILHRQTSVPPLIPGNQQAVPGPGPGPMAPGGGMQPQVGMPGAGPVPLERGQVPMPDPRAPMQRGPLPASGPPPRGLLGDAPNDPRGGTLLSVTGEVEPRGYLGPPHQGAPMHHMPGHDSRGPPHEMRGGPMGEPRPLMGEPRGPLMDARVGRDPRGLEPRGLEPRVLEARALEARGLEPRVLEPRVLEARAMEARGLEPRGLEPRGPGPNPRGPMPGGIQGPGPLNMGASGPQGPRQVPNMAGAGMQGGGIPGAGVQGAGQPGGFSPGQSQVTPQDHEKAALIMQVLQLTADQIAMLPPEQRQSILILKEQIQKSTGAP encoded by the exons ATGGCGGGGCTGTCGGTGCGGGACCCCGCCGTGGATCGCTCCCTGCGCTCCGTGTTCG TGGGGAACATCCCGTATGAGGCCAcggaggagcagctgaaggacaTCTTCTCGGAGGTTGGGCCCGTGGTCAGCTTTAG GCTGGTGTACGACAGGGAGACGGGCAAGCCCAAGGGCTATGGCTTCTGCGAGTACCAGGACCAGGAGACGGCGCTCAGCGCCATGCGCAACCTCAACGGGCGCGAGTTCAGTGGCAGGGCGCTGCGCGTGGACAACGCCGCCAGCGAGAAGAACAAGGAGGAGCTCAAGA GCTTGGGCACAGGTGCACCCATCATAGAGTCACCCTATGGGGACCCTGTCAACCCAGAGGATGCCCCTGAGTCCATCAGCCGGGCAGTGGCCAGCCTGCCACCCGAGCAGATGTTTGAGCTGATGAAGCAGATGAAG CTGTGTGTCCAGAACAGCCCCCAGGAAGCCAGGAACATGCTGCTGCAGAACCCCCAGCTGGCTTATGCACTGCTGCAGGCCCAGGTGGTCATGAGGATCGTCGACCCAGAGATCGCGCTG AAAATCCTGCATCGCCAGACCAGTGTTCCTCCTCTGATCCCGGGCAACcagcaggcagtgccagggccgGGGCCTGG CCCCATGGCTCCAGGAG GTGGGATGCAGCCACAGGTTGGGATGCCGGGTGCAGGGCCTGTCCCCTTGGAGCGTGGACAAG tgcccatgcCAGACCCGAGGGCCCCTATGCAGCGTGGACCTCTACCTGCTAGTGGCCCGCCGCCCCGAGGCCTTTTGGGAGATGCCCCGAATGACCCTCGCGGAGGGACCCTGCTCTCAGTCACTGGAGAAGTGGAGCCCAg AGGTTACCTTGGGCCGCCCCACCAGGGAGCCCCTATGCACCATATGCCTGGTCATGACAGCCGTGGCCCCCCCCATGAGATGAGGGGGGGACCCATGGGAGAACCCCGACCACTGATGGGAGAGCCGCGGGGGCCCTTGATGGATGCTCGAG TTGGAAGAGATCCCCGAGGGCTGGAGCCGCGCGGGCTGGAGCCGCGGGTGCTGGAGGCGCGAGCGCTGGAGGCGCGGGGCCTGGAGCCGCGGGTGCTGGAGCCACGAGTGCTGGAAGCCAGGGCCATGGAGGCCAGGGGCCTGGAGCCCCGGGGGCTGGAGCCTCGAGGGCCCGGTCCCAACCCGCGGGGCCCGATGCCTGGTGGGATACAGGGTCCTGGGCCGCTTAACATGGGAGCCAGTGGCCCGCAGGGGCCCCGCCAG GTTCCTAACATGGCTGGGGCAGGCATGCAGGGAGGAGGCATACCTGGGGCAGGAGTCCAAGGGGCTGGTCAGCCTGGAGGCTTTAGCCCTGGACAGAGCCAGGTCACGCCCCAGGACCACGAGAAG GCAGCACTGATCATGCAGGTCCTGCAGCTGACAGCAGACCAGATCGCCATGCTGCCCCCAGAACAGCGGCAGAGCATCCTCATTCTGAAGGAGCAAATCCAGAAATCCACGGGGGCACCCTGA
- the CSTF2 gene encoding cleavage stimulation factor subunit 2 isoform X2, translating into MAGLSVRDPAVDRSLRSVFVGNIPYEATEEQLKDIFSEVGPVVSFRLVYDRETGKPKGYGFCEYQDQETALSAMRNLNGREFSGRALRVDNAASEKNKEELKSLGTGAPIIESPYGDPVNPEDAPESISRAVASLPPEQMFELMKQMKLCVQNSPQEARNMLLQNPQLAYALLQAQVVMRIVDPEIALKILHRQTSVPPLIPGNQQAVPGPGPGPGPGPGPGPNAQLNPQNTPSSQPQPMGGMHVNGAPPLMQPPMQGGVPAPGQMAAPVQGPGPGPMAPGGGMQPQVGMPGAGPVPLERGQVPMPDPRAPMQRGPLPASGPPPRGLLGDAPNDPRGGTLLSVTGEVEPRGYLGPPHQGAPMHHMPGHDSRGPPHEMRGGPMGEPRPLMGEPRGPLMDARVGRDPRGLEPRGLEPRVLEARALEARGLEPRVLEPRVLEARAMEARGLEPRGLEPRGPGPNPRGPMPGGIQGPGPLNMGASGPQGPRQVPNMAGAGMQGGGIPGAGVQGAGQPGGFSPGQSQVTPQDHEKAALIMQVLQLTADQIAMLPPEQRQSILILKEQIQKSTGAP; encoded by the exons ATGGCGGGGCTGTCGGTGCGGGACCCCGCCGTGGATCGCTCCCTGCGCTCCGTGTTCG TGGGGAACATCCCGTATGAGGCCAcggaggagcagctgaaggacaTCTTCTCGGAGGTTGGGCCCGTGGTCAGCTTTAG GCTGGTGTACGACAGGGAGACGGGCAAGCCCAAGGGCTATGGCTTCTGCGAGTACCAGGACCAGGAGACGGCGCTCAGCGCCATGCGCAACCTCAACGGGCGCGAGTTCAGTGGCAGGGCGCTGCGCGTGGACAACGCCGCCAGCGAGAAGAACAAGGAGGAGCTCAAGA GCTTGGGCACAGGTGCACCCATCATAGAGTCACCCTATGGGGACCCTGTCAACCCAGAGGATGCCCCTGAGTCCATCAGCCGGGCAGTGGCCAGCCTGCCACCCGAGCAGATGTTTGAGCTGATGAAGCAGATGAAG CTGTGTGTCCAGAACAGCCCCCAGGAAGCCAGGAACATGCTGCTGCAGAACCCCCAGCTGGCTTATGCACTGCTGCAGGCCCAGGTGGTCATGAGGATCGTCGACCCAGAGATCGCGCTG AAAATCCTGCATCGCCAGACCAGTGTTCCTCCTCTGATCCCGGGCAACcagcaggcagtgccagggccgGGGCCTGGGCCGGGGCCAGGGCCTGGGCCGGGGCCCAACGCGCAGCTGAACCCGCAGAACACCCCGTCATCCCAGCCACAGCCCATG GGCGGGATGCACGTCAATGGTGCTCCTCCTCTGATGCAGCCACCCATGCAGGGGGGAGTGCCAGCCCCAGGACAGATGGCAGCCCCTGTGCAGGGCCCAGGCCCTGGCCCCATGGCTCCAGGAG GTGGGATGCAGCCACAGGTTGGGATGCCGGGTGCAGGGCCTGTCCCCTTGGAGCGTGGACAAG tgcccatgcCAGACCCGAGGGCCCCTATGCAGCGTGGACCTCTACCTGCTAGTGGCCCGCCGCCCCGAGGCCTTTTGGGAGATGCCCCGAATGACCCTCGCGGAGGGACCCTGCTCTCAGTCACTGGAGAAGTGGAGCCCAg AGGTTACCTTGGGCCGCCCCACCAGGGAGCCCCTATGCACCATATGCCTGGTCATGACAGCCGTGGCCCCCCCCATGAGATGAGGGGGGGACCCATGGGAGAACCCCGACCACTGATGGGAGAGCCGCGGGGGCCCTTGATGGATGCTCGAG TTGGAAGAGATCCCCGAGGGCTGGAGCCGCGCGGGCTGGAGCCGCGGGTGCTGGAGGCGCGAGCGCTGGAGGCGCGGGGCCTGGAGCCGCGGGTGCTGGAGCCACGAGTGCTGGAAGCCAGGGCCATGGAGGCCAGGGGCCTGGAGCCCCGGGGGCTGGAGCCTCGAGGGCCCGGTCCCAACCCGCGGGGCCCGATGCCTGGTGGGATACAGGGTCCTGGGCCGCTTAACATGGGAGCCAGTGGCCCGCAGGGGCCCCGCCAG GTTCCTAACATGGCTGGGGCAGGCATGCAGGGAGGAGGCATACCTGGGGCAGGAGTCCAAGGGGCTGGTCAGCCTGGAGGCTTTAGCCCTGGACAGAGCCAGGTCACGCCCCAGGACCACGAGAAG GCAGCACTGATCATGCAGGTCCTGCAGCTGACAGCAGACCAGATCGCCATGCTGCCCCCAGAACAGCGGCAGAGCATCCTCATTCTGAAGGAGCAAATCCAGAAATCCACGGGGGCACCCTGA
- the CSTF2 gene encoding cleavage stimulation factor subunit 2 isoform X1: MAGLSVRDPAVDRSLRSVFVGNIPYEATEEQLKDIFSEVGPVVSFRLVYDRETGKPKGYGFCEYQDQETALSAMRNLNGREFSGRALRVDNAASEKNKEELKSLGTGAPIIESPYGDPVNPEDAPESISRAVASLPPEQMFELMKQMKLCVQNSPQEARNMLLQNPQLAYALLQAQVVMRIVDPEIALKILHRQTSVPPLIPGNQQAVPGPGPGPGPGPGPGPNAQLNPQNTPSSQPQPMGGMHVNGAPPLMQPPMQGGVPAPGQMAAPVQGPGPGPMAPGGGMQPQVGMPGAGPVPLERGQGNLQLSPVGPARPASIERVQVPMPDPRAPMQRGPLPASGPPPRGLLGDAPNDPRGGTLLSVTGEVEPRGYLGPPHQGAPMHHMPGHDSRGPPHEMRGGPMGEPRPLMGEPRGPLMDARVGRDPRGLEPRGLEPRVLEARALEARGLEPRVLEPRVLEARAMEARGLEPRGLEPRGPGPNPRGPMPGGIQGPGPLNMGASGPQGPRQVPNMAGAGMQGGGIPGAGVQGAGQPGGFSPGQSQVTPQDHEKAALIMQVLQLTADQIAMLPPEQRQSILILKEQIQKSTGAP, encoded by the exons ATGGCGGGGCTGTCGGTGCGGGACCCCGCCGTGGATCGCTCCCTGCGCTCCGTGTTCG TGGGGAACATCCCGTATGAGGCCAcggaggagcagctgaaggacaTCTTCTCGGAGGTTGGGCCCGTGGTCAGCTTTAG GCTGGTGTACGACAGGGAGACGGGCAAGCCCAAGGGCTATGGCTTCTGCGAGTACCAGGACCAGGAGACGGCGCTCAGCGCCATGCGCAACCTCAACGGGCGCGAGTTCAGTGGCAGGGCGCTGCGCGTGGACAACGCCGCCAGCGAGAAGAACAAGGAGGAGCTCAAGA GCTTGGGCACAGGTGCACCCATCATAGAGTCACCCTATGGGGACCCTGTCAACCCAGAGGATGCCCCTGAGTCCATCAGCCGGGCAGTGGCCAGCCTGCCACCCGAGCAGATGTTTGAGCTGATGAAGCAGATGAAG CTGTGTGTCCAGAACAGCCCCCAGGAAGCCAGGAACATGCTGCTGCAGAACCCCCAGCTGGCTTATGCACTGCTGCAGGCCCAGGTGGTCATGAGGATCGTCGACCCAGAGATCGCGCTG AAAATCCTGCATCGCCAGACCAGTGTTCCTCCTCTGATCCCGGGCAACcagcaggcagtgccagggccgGGGCCTGGGCCGGGGCCAGGGCCTGGGCCGGGGCCCAACGCGCAGCTGAACCCGCAGAACACCCCGTCATCCCAGCCACAGCCCATG GGCGGGATGCACGTCAATGGTGCTCCTCCTCTGATGCAGCCACCCATGCAGGGGGGAGTGCCAGCCCCAGGACAGATGGCAGCCCCTGTGCAGGGCCCAGGCCCTGGCCCCATGGCTCCAGGAG GTGGGATGCAGCCACAGGTTGGGATGCCGGGTGCAGGGCCTGTCCCCTTGGAGCGTGGACAAG GGAACCTGCAGCTCTCGCCCGTGGGACCTGCCAGGCCTGCGTCTATCGAACGCGTTCAAG tgcccatgcCAGACCCGAGGGCCCCTATGCAGCGTGGACCTCTACCTGCTAGTGGCCCGCCGCCCCGAGGCCTTTTGGGAGATGCCCCGAATGACCCTCGCGGAGGGACCCTGCTCTCAGTCACTGGAGAAGTGGAGCCCAg AGGTTACCTTGGGCCGCCCCACCAGGGAGCCCCTATGCACCATATGCCTGGTCATGACAGCCGTGGCCCCCCCCATGAGATGAGGGGGGGACCCATGGGAGAACCCCGACCACTGATGGGAGAGCCGCGGGGGCCCTTGATGGATGCTCGAG TTGGAAGAGATCCCCGAGGGCTGGAGCCGCGCGGGCTGGAGCCGCGGGTGCTGGAGGCGCGAGCGCTGGAGGCGCGGGGCCTGGAGCCGCGGGTGCTGGAGCCACGAGTGCTGGAAGCCAGGGCCATGGAGGCCAGGGGCCTGGAGCCCCGGGGGCTGGAGCCTCGAGGGCCCGGTCCCAACCCGCGGGGCCCGATGCCTGGTGGGATACAGGGTCCTGGGCCGCTTAACATGGGAGCCAGTGGCCCGCAGGGGCCCCGCCAG GTTCCTAACATGGCTGGGGCAGGCATGCAGGGAGGAGGCATACCTGGGGCAGGAGTCCAAGGGGCTGGTCAGCCTGGAGGCTTTAGCCCTGGACAGAGCCAGGTCACGCCCCAGGACCACGAGAAG GCAGCACTGATCATGCAGGTCCTGCAGCTGACAGCAGACCAGATCGCCATGCTGCCCCCAGAACAGCGGCAGAGCATCCTCATTCTGAAGGAGCAAATCCAGAAATCCACGGGGGCACCCTGA
- the CSTF2 gene encoding cleavage stimulation factor subunit 2 isoform X8, whose amino-acid sequence MAGLSVRDPAVDRSLRSVFVGNIPYEATEEQLKDIFSEVGPVVSFRLVYDRETGKPKGYGFCEYQDQETALSAMRNLNGREFSGRALRVDNAASEKNKEELKSLGTGAPIIESPYGDPVNPEDAPESISRAVASLPPEQMFELMKQMKLCVQNSPQEARNMLLQNPQLAYALLQAQVVMRIVDPEIALKILHRQTSVPPLIPGNQQAVPGPGPGPMAPGVPMPDPRAPMQRGPLPASGPPPRGLLGDAPNDPRGGTLLSVTGEVEPRGYLGPPHQGAPMHHMPGHDSRGPPHEMRGGPMGEPRPLMGEPRGPLMDARVGRDPRGLEPRGLEPRVLEARALEARGLEPRVLEPRVLEARAMEARGLEPRGLEPRGPGPNPRGPMPGGIQGPGPLNMGASGPQGPRQVPNMAGAGMQGGGIPGAGVQGAGQPGGFSPGQSQVTPQDHEKAALIMQVLQLTADQIAMLPPEQRQSILILKEQIQKSTGAP is encoded by the exons ATGGCGGGGCTGTCGGTGCGGGACCCCGCCGTGGATCGCTCCCTGCGCTCCGTGTTCG TGGGGAACATCCCGTATGAGGCCAcggaggagcagctgaaggacaTCTTCTCGGAGGTTGGGCCCGTGGTCAGCTTTAG GCTGGTGTACGACAGGGAGACGGGCAAGCCCAAGGGCTATGGCTTCTGCGAGTACCAGGACCAGGAGACGGCGCTCAGCGCCATGCGCAACCTCAACGGGCGCGAGTTCAGTGGCAGGGCGCTGCGCGTGGACAACGCCGCCAGCGAGAAGAACAAGGAGGAGCTCAAGA GCTTGGGCACAGGTGCACCCATCATAGAGTCACCCTATGGGGACCCTGTCAACCCAGAGGATGCCCCTGAGTCCATCAGCCGGGCAGTGGCCAGCCTGCCACCCGAGCAGATGTTTGAGCTGATGAAGCAGATGAAG CTGTGTGTCCAGAACAGCCCCCAGGAAGCCAGGAACATGCTGCTGCAGAACCCCCAGCTGGCTTATGCACTGCTGCAGGCCCAGGTGGTCATGAGGATCGTCGACCCAGAGATCGCGCTG AAAATCCTGCATCGCCAGACCAGTGTTCCTCCTCTGATCCCGGGCAACcagcaggcagtgccagggccgGGGCCTGG CCCCATGGCTCCAGGAG tgcccatgcCAGACCCGAGGGCCCCTATGCAGCGTGGACCTCTACCTGCTAGTGGCCCGCCGCCCCGAGGCCTTTTGGGAGATGCCCCGAATGACCCTCGCGGAGGGACCCTGCTCTCAGTCACTGGAGAAGTGGAGCCCAg AGGTTACCTTGGGCCGCCCCACCAGGGAGCCCCTATGCACCATATGCCTGGTCATGACAGCCGTGGCCCCCCCCATGAGATGAGGGGGGGACCCATGGGAGAACCCCGACCACTGATGGGAGAGCCGCGGGGGCCCTTGATGGATGCTCGAG TTGGAAGAGATCCCCGAGGGCTGGAGCCGCGCGGGCTGGAGCCGCGGGTGCTGGAGGCGCGAGCGCTGGAGGCGCGGGGCCTGGAGCCGCGGGTGCTGGAGCCACGAGTGCTGGAAGCCAGGGCCATGGAGGCCAGGGGCCTGGAGCCCCGGGGGCTGGAGCCTCGAGGGCCCGGTCCCAACCCGCGGGGCCCGATGCCTGGTGGGATACAGGGTCCTGGGCCGCTTAACATGGGAGCCAGTGGCCCGCAGGGGCCCCGCCAG GTTCCTAACATGGCTGGGGCAGGCATGCAGGGAGGAGGCATACCTGGGGCAGGAGTCCAAGGGGCTGGTCAGCCTGGAGGCTTTAGCCCTGGACAGAGCCAGGTCACGCCCCAGGACCACGAGAAG GCAGCACTGATCATGCAGGTCCTGCAGCTGACAGCAGACCAGATCGCCATGCTGCCCCCAGAACAGCGGCAGAGCATCCTCATTCTGAAGGAGCAAATCCAGAAATCCACGGGGGCACCCTGA
- the CSTF2 gene encoding cleavage stimulation factor subunit 2 isoform X7 has translation MAGLSVRDPAVDRSLRSVFVGNIPYEATEEQLKDIFSEVGPVVSFRLVYDRETGKPKGYGFCEYQDQETALSAMRNLNGREFSGRALRVDNAASEKNKEELKSLGTGAPIIESPYGDPVNPEDAPESISRAVASLPPEQMFELMKQMKLCVQNSPQEARNMLLQNPQLAYALLQAQVVMRIVDPEIALKILHRQTSVPPLIPGNQQAVPGPGPGPMAPGGNLQLSPVGPARPASIERVQVPMPDPRAPMQRGPLPASGPPPRGLLGDAPNDPRGGTLLSVTGEVEPRGYLGPPHQGAPMHHMPGHDSRGPPHEMRGGPMGEPRPLMGEPRGPLMDARVGRDPRGLEPRGLEPRVLEARALEARGLEPRVLEPRVLEARAMEARGLEPRGLEPRGPGPNPRGPMPGGIQGPGPLNMGASGPQGPRQVPNMAGAGMQGGGIPGAGVQGAGQPGGFSPGQSQVTPQDHEKAALIMQVLQLTADQIAMLPPEQRQSILILKEQIQKSTGAP, from the exons ATGGCGGGGCTGTCGGTGCGGGACCCCGCCGTGGATCGCTCCCTGCGCTCCGTGTTCG TGGGGAACATCCCGTATGAGGCCAcggaggagcagctgaaggacaTCTTCTCGGAGGTTGGGCCCGTGGTCAGCTTTAG GCTGGTGTACGACAGGGAGACGGGCAAGCCCAAGGGCTATGGCTTCTGCGAGTACCAGGACCAGGAGACGGCGCTCAGCGCCATGCGCAACCTCAACGGGCGCGAGTTCAGTGGCAGGGCGCTGCGCGTGGACAACGCCGCCAGCGAGAAGAACAAGGAGGAGCTCAAGA GCTTGGGCACAGGTGCACCCATCATAGAGTCACCCTATGGGGACCCTGTCAACCCAGAGGATGCCCCTGAGTCCATCAGCCGGGCAGTGGCCAGCCTGCCACCCGAGCAGATGTTTGAGCTGATGAAGCAGATGAAG CTGTGTGTCCAGAACAGCCCCCAGGAAGCCAGGAACATGCTGCTGCAGAACCCCCAGCTGGCTTATGCACTGCTGCAGGCCCAGGTGGTCATGAGGATCGTCGACCCAGAGATCGCGCTG AAAATCCTGCATCGCCAGACCAGTGTTCCTCCTCTGATCCCGGGCAACcagcaggcagtgccagggccgGGGCCTGG CCCCATGGCTCCAGGAG GGAACCTGCAGCTCTCGCCCGTGGGACCTGCCAGGCCTGCGTCTATCGAACGCGTTCAAG tgcccatgcCAGACCCGAGGGCCCCTATGCAGCGTGGACCTCTACCTGCTAGTGGCCCGCCGCCCCGAGGCCTTTTGGGAGATGCCCCGAATGACCCTCGCGGAGGGACCCTGCTCTCAGTCACTGGAGAAGTGGAGCCCAg AGGTTACCTTGGGCCGCCCCACCAGGGAGCCCCTATGCACCATATGCCTGGTCATGACAGCCGTGGCCCCCCCCATGAGATGAGGGGGGGACCCATGGGAGAACCCCGACCACTGATGGGAGAGCCGCGGGGGCCCTTGATGGATGCTCGAG TTGGAAGAGATCCCCGAGGGCTGGAGCCGCGCGGGCTGGAGCCGCGGGTGCTGGAGGCGCGAGCGCTGGAGGCGCGGGGCCTGGAGCCGCGGGTGCTGGAGCCACGAGTGCTGGAAGCCAGGGCCATGGAGGCCAGGGGCCTGGAGCCCCGGGGGCTGGAGCCTCGAGGGCCCGGTCCCAACCCGCGGGGCCCGATGCCTGGTGGGATACAGGGTCCTGGGCCGCTTAACATGGGAGCCAGTGGCCCGCAGGGGCCCCGCCAG GTTCCTAACATGGCTGGGGCAGGCATGCAGGGAGGAGGCATACCTGGGGCAGGAGTCCAAGGGGCTGGTCAGCCTGGAGGCTTTAGCCCTGGACAGAGCCAGGTCACGCCCCAGGACCACGAGAAG GCAGCACTGATCATGCAGGTCCTGCAGCTGACAGCAGACCAGATCGCCATGCTGCCCCCAGAACAGCGGCAGAGCATCCTCATTCTGAAGGAGCAAATCCAGAAATCCACGGGGGCACCCTGA